GTAGCCGGTCGTCGCAGGATCATCACCGCCTCGCACGCCAACCGCCGTCGCATCACGGCGGCCGGCGCGAAGCACGGCCGCTCTCGCGGCAATCCCCGTCGTCAGCCCGCCTTGGCCAGATGCGCCGTGAACTCGGTGACGAGCGGCCGGCCCTCGAGATATGCCTCCAGGTTCGCGCGCACCAGCCCGGCCATCGCCGCGCGCGTCTCCACGGTCGCGCTCGCGCGGTGCGGCTGCAGCACCACGTTCGGCAGCGCGAGCAGGCGCCGGTCGATGGCCGGCTCGTTCCAGAACACGTCGAGCGCGGCGCCGCGCAACCGGCCGTCGCCGAGATAGTCGATCAGCACCGGCTCGTCGATGATGCTGCCGCGCGCGATGTTGATCAGGAAGCCGTCCGGCCCGAGCGCGTCGAACACCTCGCGGCCGATCGCGCCGCGCGGCATCTGGTCGGCCGCCGCGCACACCATCAGGTAGTCGGCCTGCGCCGCCAGCTCGACCGCGCTCGCATGGAACGCATACGGCACGTCGTCGAAGCGCTGCCGGTGGTATAGGCGATGCGCATCTCGAAGGCGGCCGCGCGGCGCGCCACGGCCCGCCCCACGCGCCCGAGCCCGACGATGCCGAGCCGCTTGCCGAACATCCGCGAGGTCAGCGTGAACGCCTCGCGGCCCCACTCGCCGGCCCGCGTGCGCGCGTCGTTGCGCACAATCTCGCGCGCCACCGCCAGCATCAGCGCGAGCCCCATGTCGGCCACGTCCTCGGTCAGCACGTCGGGCGTGTTCGTCACGCGCACGCCGCGCCGCGCGGCATGCGCGAGGTCGATCGCATCCACACCCACGCCATACGAGACGATGATCTCCAGCTTCGGCAGCGCGTCGATCAGCGCGGCGTCGGCGCCCGCTTCGCCGTTGGTGGCCAGCACCCTGACGCGCGGCGCGAGCCCGGCCAGCAGCGCGGCGCGATCGGGCGCCTCGGCCAGCACGTGCAGTTCGTACCGTTCACCCAGCGCGACCATGTCGGCCTCCGGATATCGGGTAACAACCAATATGGCTTCCTTGGACATCCGCATCTCCTCATGTTAGATTTTGATAGGCATGGTTACCGATAACCAAGTGTAGCCGAAGCCACGCCGCCCGGTAAGTCGTTCGAGCGCCAGGCAGCGCCGGCGGGCGCCCCGCCACGCGGGCGCGGCCGCCGTTCGGCCAGCCGGACGCGCCCCGGGAAGCGGGTGCGCGCAAGAAGACGGAACATGGAGACAGACAGATGACGATCCACCGAGACGCGCTCACGCCCGCGGCGGCGGCGAGCGCCCACGCCCCGCAGCGGGGCGAGCCCTCCCGAGACGGCGCGGCGGCGCCGGTATCGGCCAGGCAGTTGCGCCGCGCGATCCTGACGAGCGCGGTGGGCAGCGCGCTCGAGTACTACGATTTCGCGATCTTCGGCCTGGCCACCGCGCTGATCTTCAGCCGCGTGTTCTTCTCCAGCTTCGACGCCCACGCGGGCCTGCTCGCGAGCTTCGCGACCTACGGCGTGGGCTTTCTGGCGCGGCCGCTGGGCGGCCTGTTCTTCGGCTCGCTCGGCGACCGCAAGGGCCGCAAGTTCGTACTGCTGATGACCATCGCGATCATGGGCGTGTCCACCACGCTGGTGGGCCTGCTGCCGGCCGGCCCGCTCGGCGCGGTGGGGCTGATCGTGCTGCGGCTGATCCAGGGCTTCGGCGCCGGCGCCGAACAGGCCGGCGCCTCCACGCTGATGGCCGAGGTCGCGCCCGCGCCGCGCCGCGGCTACTTCGCGGCGTTGCCGTTCGTCGGCATCTTCGCCGGCTTCGGCATCGCCACCGCCACCTTCAGCCTGCTGCAGCATCTGCTGGACACCGCCGCGATCCTCGCCTGGGGCTGGCGCATCCCGTTCCTCGCCAGCGTGGTGCTGATCGCGGTGGCGGTCTGGATCCGGCTGCGGCTGCGCGAGAGCCCGGCGTTCGCCGCGCTCGAGGGCGGCCACCAGGTGGCGCGCTCGCCGATGCGGCTGGTGCTGAAGGACGCGCGCCGGCCGGTGGCCGCGGCCGTGCTGATGCGGCTTGCCGAACAGGGCGGCTCGACCATCTACACCACCATCGTGATCGCGTTCCTCGGCGGCACCGTGGCCAACCGGCTCGGCGTGCCGGCCGCGCAGCTCGCGAGGATCGGCACCAGCTGTGCGATGATCGCCACGCTGGCCAGCGTGATCACCACGCCGCTGTTCGGCGCGCTGTCGGACCGCTTCGGCCGCCGCACCGTCTACCGCTGCGGCGCCGTGTTCATGCTGCTGTGGTCGGTGCCGTCGTGGTGGATGGTCAGCACCGGCGAGCCGGTGTGGGTGGCGGTGGCCATGTTCGGCGGCCTCGCGATCGGCGCGAACAGCATGCTCGGCGCGCAGTGCGCGCATTTCGCCGAGCTGTTCGGCAACCGCTACCGCTATTCGGGCGTCGCGCTCTCGCGCGAGATCGGCGCGGTGCTCTCGGGCGGCCTCGCGCCGATCCTCGGCATCTACCTGATCGGCCTGGCGGGCGGCGCGTTCTGGGTGATGGGCCTGTACACCGCGGTGCTCTCGGCGCTGACGCTCGCGGGCGTGGCGATGTCCACCGAGACGCGCGGGCGCGACCTGACCGACCTCGACGACGCGATCCACTGAAGAAACCGGCCCGGCCGCACGGCACGGGCGCTCAACCAGGGAGAAACACATGAACGACAAGGTTGCCCTCGTTACCGGGGCGAGTTCGGGCATTGGCCGCAGCGTCGCGCTGGGACTGCTGCAGGCCGGCTATCGCGTGGTGCTCGCGGCGCGCAAGGTCGAGGCGCTGCAGGCGGTGGCCGAGGAGTCGGGCGCGCCCGAGCGCGCGCTGGCCGTCGGCTGCGATGTCGGCGACGCGGCCGCCGTGCAGGGCCTGTTCGAGCGCATCGAAGCGCACTGGGGGCGCCTGGACCTGCTGTTCAACAACGCGGGCGTGTTCACGCCGCAGTGCTCGCTGGAGGAGATGCCCGTCGAGCACTG
The genomic region above belongs to Burkholderia plantarii and contains:
- a CDS encoding NAD(P)-dependent oxidoreductase, whose translation is MSKEAILVVTRYPEADMVALGERYELHVLAEAPDRAALLAGLAPRVRVLATNGEAGADAALIDALPKLEIIVSYGVGVDAIDLAHAARRGVRVTNTPDVLTEDVADMGLALMLAVAREIVRNDARTRAGEWGREAFTLTSRMFGKRLGIVGLGRVGRAVARRAAAFEMRIAYTTGSASTTCRMRSMRARSSWRRRPTT
- a CDS encoding MFS transporter, with the protein product MTIHRDALTPAAAASAHAPQRGEPSRDGAAAPVSARQLRRAILTSAVGSALEYYDFAIFGLATALIFSRVFFSSFDAHAGLLASFATYGVGFLARPLGGLFFGSLGDRKGRKFVLLMTIAIMGVSTTLVGLLPAGPLGAVGLIVLRLIQGFGAGAEQAGASTLMAEVAPAPRRGYFAALPFVGIFAGFGIATATFSLLQHLLDTAAILAWGWRIPFLASVVLIAVAVWIRLRLRESPAFAALEGGHQVARSPMRLVLKDARRPVAAAVLMRLAEQGGSTIYTTIVIAFLGGTVANRLGVPAAQLARIGTSCAMIATLASVITTPLFGALSDRFGRRTVYRCGAVFMLLWSVPSWWMVSTGEPVWVAVAMFGGLAIGANSMLGAQCAHFAELFGNRYRYSGVALSREIGAVLSGGLAPILGIYLIGLAGGAFWVMGLYTAVLSALTLAGVAMSTETRGRDLTDLDDAIH
- a CDS encoding NAD(P)-dependent oxidoreductase; the protein is MPYAFHASAVELAAQADYLMVCAAADQMPRGAIGREVFDALGPDGFLINIARGSIIDEPVLIDYLGDGRLRGAALDVFWNEPAIDRRLLALPNVVLQPHRASATVETRAAMAGLVRANLEAYLEGRPLVTEFTAHLAKAG